From Homalodisca vitripennis isolate AUS2020 chromosome 1, UT_GWSS_2.1, whole genome shotgun sequence, the proteins below share one genomic window:
- the LOC124372464 gene encoding anaphase-promoting complex subunit 4-like, giving the protein MAGHIIRQLEERHLAVTVDLMVWSNKMDLLALSNSKGEVSLHRLTWERVWLLSPPTADMVVRKLAWRLDGRVIAVAYVPKVIAVGQEVKGEVKLIDVENKDILHSVILSDDVSCLVWLQGKQFQNQHFSGCFNHRQDESDFLPKLPPFSRTESDFLPELPPFSRTLDSLLFNIKENIDDTKRTKNQMQLNFLLIGTFNGNLHLSVFGMFSCGLININKYMADTEKGKYASVLNAEISPDMKSLLLLVAVDERKVYAETVKANSGDSKTDNTEVEKDDENENADKKSADEFELVIGREYKVVKLDTRVLSSMSGELHALSLKHGYIISLLDYLSKTMRSIIEAWENMYILEIESKLSKYTASLPEGTVSADFLELLLFGKPSESLECFLMEDLHDKGIDTSLGQSIKLIHSNIQLILNHLLSAGQNLAYHLAEMKGMAKLTDRFKVLGLEEDILDEAFSAAGAFLIKGMEVQLVIEESKKRYGAFFKWLYAIILRMTDDRNTDHTMSDLTTEDLELIADYLHKLDIRTAKDGVTKRHGYLDHIGQSLVTIDLTVPNNIEHDNLWQQLLQKNPRLQDNVCIIKKCKNTPLLQQHGRLNEVVSNVFKTPEYTIGNMFQLDKIVEIGKIAIKRLSMCLLDNNMILLSLVESNSPDRLQLIQIAANGNKSDIKVKTVLFKDKDEVVMKCLDVQFYLPDVLSVLLEETDEDRNAVIVQLKSKTIYDSTLDVIDGNSLTGSVVTCQIPDMVASIFAVSGTRKVAIVLSKDRRKVKLFEMEGEDEDNDDIVLMETPTNFVEAPTVDCRLENAETVVDEDEIDFNDLHKLIIDASKISLEPNLSIASHIEEGGGDN; this is encoded by the coding sequence ATGGCAGGACACATAATTCGCCAACTCGAAGAAAGACATTTGGCCGTCACAGTTGATTTGATGGTGTGGTCGAACAAAATGGATCTTCTAGCTCTTTCCAACAGTAAAGGAGAAGTATCCCTGCATCGACTGACATGGGAGAGAGTATGGCTGCTATCTCCACCTACAGCGGATATGGTTGTACGTAAACTGGCTTGGAGACTAGATGGCCGTGTTATTGCAGTGGCATACGTGCCCAAAGTGATCGCGGTTGGACAAGAAGTGAAAGGAGAGGTGAAACTGATCGACGTTGAGAACAAGGATATCTTACATTCAGTCATATTATCAGACGACGTGTCTTGCTTAGTCTGGTTGCAAGGGAAACAGTTTCAAAACCAACATTTTAGTGGTTGCTTCAATCACAGACAGGATGAAAGTGATTTCTTGCCAAAACTTCCTCCCTTTTCAAGAACTGAAAGTGATTTCTTGCCAGAACTTCCTCCCTTTTCAAGAACTTTGGACTCACTGCTATTCAATATCAAAGAGAATATAGACGATACTAAAAGAACTAAGAATCAAATGCAActgaattttttattgattggAACCTTTAATGGCAATTTACATTTGAGTGTATTTGGAATGTTCTCCTGTGGTTTGATTAATATAAACAAGTATATGGCTGATACTGAAAAGGGAAAATATGCCTCTGTCTTAAATGCAGAAATAAGTCCTGATATGAAATCATTGCTCTTATTAGTGGCAGTCGATGAAAGAAAAGTTTACGCGGAAACTGTGAAAGCGAATAGTGGGGACTCCAAAACCGATAATACTGAAGTAGAAAAAGATGATGAAAATGAAAATGCCGACAAAAAATCTGCTGATGAATTTGAACTGGTCATTGGCAGAGAATACAAAGTAGTTAAACTAGATACAAGAGTTTTATCATCCATGTCTGGTGAGCTTCATGCCCTTTCTTTAAAGCATGGATATATCATATCTCTTTTAGATTACTTATCCAAAACAATGCGTTCAATAATTGAAGCATGGGAAAACATGTATATCCTTGAGATTGaatcaaaactttcaaaatatacaGCATCTCTACCAGAAGGTACTGTGTCGGCTGATTTCTtagaattgttattatttggcAAGCCTTCAGAATCTCTTGAATGTTTTTTAATGGAAGACTTGCATGACAAGGGCATAGATACATCGCTTGGCCAATCTATTAAGCTAATCCAttctaatatacaattaatattgaatCATCTCTTATCTGCAGGACAAAATCTTGCATATCACTTAGCAGAGATGAAAGGAATGGCCAAACTTACAGATCGTTTCAAAGTTTTGGGATTGGAAGAAGACATTTTAGATGAAGCATTTAGTGCAGCTGGAGCTTTCCTCATCAAAGGAATGGAAGTTCAACTCGTCATAGAAGAGAGTAAGAAGAGGTACGGTGCATTTTTTAAGTGGCTGTATGCTATAATCTTAAGAATGACAGATGATCGTAATACAGACCACACAATGTCAGATTTAACCACAGAAGATTTAGAGTTAATTGCAGATTACTTACATAAGCTTGATATTAGAACTGCTAAGGATGGAGTAACAAAACGGCACGGTTATTTGGATCATATAGGTCAATCCTTGGTGACCATAGATTTAACTGTTCCTAACAATATAGAACACGACAATTTATGGCAGCAGTTGTTGCAAAAGAATCCGCGTCTTCAAGATAacgtttgtattattaaaaagtgtaaaaatacacCCCTGCTTCAACAACATGGCAGGTTGAATGAGGTCGtcagtaatgttttcaaaactcCGGAATATACAATAGGAAACATGTTTCAGTTggataaaattgttgaaataggTAAAATTGCGATCAAGAGGTTATCTATGTGTTTACTTGACAATAATATGATTCTGTTGAGTCTTGTTGAATCAAACTCACCAGACAGATTGCAGTTGATTCAGATCGCAGCTAATGGAAATAAATCTGACATTAAAGTAAAAACCGTGTTATTTAAGGATAAAGATGAAGTTGTAATGAAGTGTTTGGATGTTCAGTTTTATCTTCCTGATGTATTATCGGTTCTTCTAGAAGAAACGGATGAAGATAGAAATGCTGTCATTGTTCAACTGAAAAGCAAAACCATTTACGACAGTACACTAGACGTAATCGATGGCAATTCATTAACAGGTTCTGTAGTAACGTGTCAAATCCCAGATATGGTAGCTTCAATTTTTGCTGTTAGTGGAACTCGGAAAGTAGCAATTGTTTTATCTAAAGACCGAAGGAAAGTGAAGCTGTTTGAAATGGAAGGTGAAGATGAAGATAATGATGATATTGTTTTAATGGAAACTCCAACGAATTTTGTAGAAGCCCCAACAGTTGATTGTAGATTAGAAAACGCAGAAACAGTTGTTGATGAGGATGAGATCGATTTTAATGatttacacaaattaattatAGATGCCAGTAAAATCTCTTTAGAACCTAATTTAAGTATTGCGTCTCATATAGAAGAAGGAGGAGGCGACAACTGA